Part of the Thermodesulfobacteriota bacterium genome is shown below.
CGGCAGTGCCGGGGCAGGGGGCGGTGCCGCCGGCTGGCCGGCATCCGGGGCCGGCGGGGCGCCGGGTGCCACCACCTGGTCAGCCGCCTCCTCCGGGGCGGCCAGGAAGCGCCGTGCCACCCGCGGCCGCCGCTCCTCTGGCCGCAAGGCCCGCCCATCCGGCTCGCCCCCGGCCTGGCGGTCCGCCTCCCGGGCCCGGACGACGCGCTCCGCCAGGTCCCGCAGCCGCGCCTCGTCCCCAGGACCCAGTTGCGGCAGGGGCGGCTGCACCACGACCAGCTCGTCCGGGGTGGCGCCGGGCTGGGCGGTGGGGGAGGCCACCGGCCGCAGCCGCCGCCGGGGCACAGGCCGGCCGGCTTTGTCTTCCACCTCCGCCACCGGCACCGCGTCGTTCTTCGGCTGCTCGGCGCTGGCGACCGGATCGGTGACACTGGTGGTGACCGCCAGGACCGGCGGGTTGCCCTCGGCGGGCAGCACCTGGCTGGGCAGGTCCGGCGAGGCCAGAGCGGTCTCCGGCACCGCCACCCAGCTGTCCCAGGACAGATCCCGGTCGCAGTCAAAGGAGTCCACCCGGTAGCCGGAGCCGGGCAGATAGAGCACGTCCGGCGGCAAGGGCGCCCAGGCCACGTAGCCGCCACCCCGGCGCCACCACACCCACCCCGGCCCCCAGGTCTGGCCGGGGACCCACATCCAGCCGTACCAGGAGTCCCACGCCCAGCGGCCGTAGTGGAAGGGCGCCCAGCCCCAGGGCTCGTCCGCCACCCAGACCCAGCCGTAGTCCAGGGTGTGCTCCCAATGGCCCCGGCTGTACGGCCGCCAGCTCCGTCCTACCCCCCGCGGGTACCAGGCCCGGCCGTAGGACCAATGATCCACCCAGGTGCCGTAGGGGGCCAGGGCATCGTGGAAGACATCCAGGCCCACGAAGGCCCCTGGCCCGTACCAGGTGGGACCTTGGTAACCGCCGCTGCCCGCCGGCAGGGACTCGCACCCCGCCAGACCGGCCAGCAGCAGGGCCACGCCCAGCCACCACCTCGCTGTCGCACGCCTTTTCACACCGGCATCCTCGCCAAGTCAGGTCATCCGCGGACCAGCAGGACAACGGTCACAGGATACCCCCGGGCCGGGCAGCACCGCCAGGGGGGGCACGGTGATTCACCTTGGGGACGGTAGGGAATGCGGCTACAATGCCGGCAGGAGGCTTGTGCTGCCATGAAGACGAAGTGCGCCACCCCTTTTGCCCGCTCGCTCCGGAACCGCAAGGAATTCACCCTCACCTTCGAGCTGGTGCCCAGCCGGGGCTCCCGCAGCAAGGAGCAGGCAAGGATCCTGGAGCTGGCCCGCCAAATCGCCGCGGACGGCCGTATCCGGGCGGTGTCTATCACCGAGAACGCCGGTGGCCATCCGGCCCTGTCCCCGGAGGTGCTGGGCATCGAGATCAGGCGTCTGGGGCTCGATGTCATCATCCATGTTTCCTGCAAGGACAAGAATCGCAACCAGATGGAGAGCCTGCTCTTTGCCTGGGACCGGGCGAAACTGCACAACCTGCTGGTCATCACCGGCGACTATCCCAAGGCCGGCTACGAGGGCTTCCCCAAGCCGGTCTTCGACCTCGATTCCGTACAGGCCTTGGACCTCATGGCCCAGATGAACGAGGGACTGGCGGTCTCGGAGGCTGGCCGGCCCGCCCGGCTGCCTGCCACCGCCTTCGTGCGGGGGGTGGCGGTGTCGCCCTTCAAGATGCTGGAGGCCGAGCTGGTGCCCCAGTATGGCAAGCTCCTGCGGAAGGCGGCGGCCGGGGCCGATTATGCCATCACCCAGGTGGGATTCGATGCCCGCAAGCTCCAGGAGGTGCTCCTGTTCATGCGCCAGCACGGCGTGGATCTGCCGATTCTGGGCAATGTCTTTGTCCCCAACCCCAAGGTCATGGAGCTGATGGCCCGGGGCGCCATCCCGGGCTGCGTCATCCCGGACCGCCTGCACCGGGCCATGCTGGCGGAAGCGGCGGCCCCGGACCGGGGCAAAGAGGCAAGGCTCCGGCGCGCGGCCAAGCTCACGGCGGTTCTGCGGGGACTGGGCTACGACGGCGTGCACATCGGCGGGCCGGGGCTCACCTTTCCCGATCTGGCCTTTCTCCTGGACGAGGCCGAGCGGCTGGCGCCCCGGTGGCGGGAGCTGGTGGCGGATCTGCTCTTCTGGCCGGAGGAGGCGTTCTGGTACTACGAGCGGGATCCGGCGGACGGCCTCAACCGGCCGGTGCAGGCCTGCCGCCCCCGGCCCGGGGCGCCGCCGCTGGCCTTCCGCGCCGCCCGCCTGGCCCACGACCTCCTGTTCACCGGCCAGGGCCTCCTGACCGCGCCCATGCGGCGGCTGTGCCTGGGGCTGGCCGAGACCCGGCTGGCCCCCTGGCTGGCCCGCTTCGAGCACGTGGTCAAGCTCCTGGCCTTCGAGTGCCAGAACTGCGGCGACTGCACCCTGGCGGAACTGGCCTTCCTCTGCCCCCAGTCCGGCTGCGCCAAGTACATCCTCAACGGGCCGTGCGGCGGCAGCCGGGACGGCTGGTGCGAGGTGTACCCCGGCCGCAAGCGCTGCCTGTACGTGCGGGTCTATGAACGGTTGAAGACCATCGGCCAGGAGGGCCGGCTGGAGGCGGGCTTCATTCCGCCCCGGGACTGGTCCCTCAACAACAGCTCCAGCTGGGTAAGCTTCTTCGCCGGCCGGGACCATGCGGCCAAGGGGCGAGGGGGGCTGACGGGAAAGGGAAGACGGGATCCTCCTCGGCCGGAGTCACCGTGAGCCGCCAGCAGGCCGGAGAGGGGATCAGGGGATGCTGATGCCGTATCATCGTCCTGTTCCCGGCGGCCGCCAAGCCGGAGCCCTTCCATCAGGCCCGGGCTTGGATCCTCAGCGAGGACAGGGTGACCTGACCCAGCTTCTCGTACATCTCCAGGGCATCGAAGGCGATGCACGGGTGGCTCATGGCGGCCACCTGATCGGGGATGGGCATGCCCATGGCGAGCATGCTGTCCACGTCCACCTGCAGGAGCACCCGGTCCCCGGCCAGGATCACCGAATCGATGAGATAGACGCCCCGGAGCCGCGCCTGCGGCGTCGGGTGATCGTCGTCCGCCGGGTGGAGATCCACGAAACAGGGCAGTCGGCCCTGCTCCATGAGCCGCTGCAGGAGGACGAAGATGGCATCGGCATCGGTATCGGTCTGGACGTGGGGCAGAAGGATGTAGCGCTGGAAGGGCGCGACCATCTCCACCGCGCCGGTCTTGACGATGCGGCGCAGGTGGTCGAGACCGGCCACCGGCTCCGGGCAGGCGTACAGGCTCCAGCCCCGCCGGCCGAAAAGGCTCACCAGGTCCTGGCCCAGGCGGACATGGCCCGCTGACAGGGCGGCAGCCGATGCCAGATGCTG
Proteins encoded:
- a CDS encoding DUF6600 domain-containing protein, which codes for MKRRATARWWLGVALLLAGLAGCESLPAGSGGYQGPTWYGPGAFVGLDVFHDALAPYGTWVDHWSYGRAWYPRGVGRSWRPYSRGHWEHTLDYGWVWVADEPWGWAPFHYGRWAWDSWYGWMWVPGQTWGPGWVWWRRGGGYVAWAPLPPDVLYLPGSGYRVDSFDCDRDLSWDSWVAVPETALASPDLPSQVLPAEGNPPVLAVTTSVTDPVASAEQPKNDAVPVAEVEDKAGRPVPRRRLRPVASPTAQPGATPDELVVVQPPLPQLGPGDEARLRDLAERVVRAREADRQAGGEPDGRALRPEERRPRVARRFLAAPEEAADQVVAPGAPPAPDAGQPAAPPPAPALP
- a CDS encoding methylenetetrahydrofolate reductase C-terminal domain-containing protein, with protein sequence MKTKCATPFARSLRNRKEFTLTFELVPSRGSRSKEQARILELARQIAADGRIRAVSITENAGGHPALSPEVLGIEIRRLGLDVIIHVSCKDKNRNQMESLLFAWDRAKLHNLLVITGDYPKAGYEGFPKPVFDLDSVQALDLMAQMNEGLAVSEAGRPARLPATAFVRGVAVSPFKMLEAELVPQYGKLLRKAAAGADYAITQVGFDARKLQEVLLFMRQHGVDLPILGNVFVPNPKVMELMARGAIPGCVIPDRLHRAMLAEAAAPDRGKEARLRRAAKLTAVLRGLGYDGVHIGGPGLTFPDLAFLLDEAERLAPRWRELVADLLFWPEEAFWYYERDPADGLNRPVQACRPRPGAPPLAFRAARLAHDLLFTGQGLLTAPMRRLCLGLAETRLAPWLARFEHVVKLLAFECQNCGDCTLAELAFLCPQSGCAKYILNGPCGGSRDGWCEVYPGRKRCLYVRVYERLKTIGQEGRLEAGFIPPRDWSLNNSSSWVSFFAGRDHAAKGRGGLTGKGRRDPPRPESP